In Streptomyces rapamycinicus NRRL 5491, the genomic stretch CCTGGAAGTTCATCGAGCGGCTCCAGACCAAGGACAACGCGGTCACCTGGGACATCGTCGACGCGCAGATCGCGGTCCGTAAGGACGTCGCACAGGACCCGAAGTACACCTCGTCCATGCCCGGGATCACCTTCTTCACGGGCCTGGTGAAGAACACCCACTACCGCCCCACCACCCCCGTCTATCCGCAGGTCTCCACGGCGATCGGCGAGGCGATGGAGGCGGCGACCACGGGTGACACCTCACCGGAGAAGGCCGCGAAGTCCTACGACGACCAGCTGAAGTCCATCGCCGACGGCGCCACGGTGGCGGCGGGCGGCCAGGGCTGAGGGCCGACCCCCGATGGCAACCGCGACCAAGGTGGCGGCGGCCCCGACGGAGACCCCGGCCCGGCCGGGCCCCCGTCGCGGCCGCCCCCTGCGCTGGCTCCCGCTCGCCCCCGCCACCGTCATGCTGCTGCTCTTCCTCGGTGGCCCGATCGCCTACTGCGTCTATATCGCCTTCACGAACATGCAGCTCACGGGCGCGTCCTCCACGGACTTCGTGGGCCTGGACAACTTCCAGCGCGCCTTCGGGGACGACGACTTCCGCAACGCGGTCGTCCTCACCCTCGTCTTCACCCTCCTCTCCTCCCTCGTCGGCCAGAACACCCTCGGCCTGGCCCTGGCCGCCCTGATGCAGCGCGCCTCCCGGCCGGTGCGGACACTGACCGGCTCGATCGTCATCGCGGCCTGGGTCGTCCCCGAGATCGTGGCGGGCTTCCTGCTGTACGCGTTCTTCCGCCGTGAGGGCACGCTCAACGCGCTGCTGGACTGGCTGGGCCTGCCGTCCCAGAACTGGCTCTACACCCTGCCCATCCTCGCCGTCTCCTTCGCCAACGTCTGGCGCGGCACAGCCTTCTCGATGCTCGTCTACTCCGCCGCGCTGTCCGAGATCCCCAAGGAGATCACCGAGGCGGCGGAGGTCGACGGCGCCGGCGGCCTCGGCCGCTTCTGGCACATCACCCTGCCGATGATCCGCCGCTCCATCGGCACCAATCTGATGCTGAACACCCTCCAGACGCTGTCGGTGTTCGGCCTCATCTGGGCCATGACCCGAGGCGGCCCCGGAAACCGCAGCCAGACCCTCCCGGTCTTCATGTACGACCAGGCGTTCAACAAGTCCCTGATCGGCTACGGCACGGCGGTGGCACTGCTGTTGCTGCTGGTGGGCGCGGTGTTCTCGGTGGTGTATCTGCGGCTGATGCGCGAGGAGGTCTGAGCCCCTCCGTCGGCACGCCGAGGCCGGGCCCGGGTACGAACGGTCACGGGCAGGCGGTCAGCCACTGGCGCGGGTGCGCCGCCGGTATGCCTTCTGTCTGCATGCCGCCCCGCAGAACCGCGCGGGGCGGCCCGCGCGGCTGGTGCGATCGCCGGGCAGCGGGCCACCGCACATTCCGCAACGATCCATTTCGTCACGCGTAACGGCGGCTCCACCGCGCACCTCCTCCGTTACGTTATGGGATTTCGTTACGGCACGCTCCGCCCGCAGTCCGTCGCACATCACCGCCGTCAGCACCCCGGCGCCGGGGCCGCGCCCCTGCTCCATGGCCGCACACCCCGCCACCAGCGCCCGCACGTCCGACACCTCGACATCCGCCCTGACCGCCCCGGCCTCCTGGGAACGCCGGAGCAGTACACTCAGCACGTCACCGAACTCGTGCCCGGCACCGGCCGCCGTCGCGTCGGGGACGCGGCCGGGCGCCTCCCGGGCGAAGGCCTCGCACAGCGCACGGTTGAGCGACGCCTCGCCGACCACGCGCTCCAGGAAGCCGAAGAACGCCGCCCCCGGGTCCTCCGCCACGGCCAACTCCCACCCCTCGGTGACGAACCGCTCCACGCTGTCAGCGATCACCGCTTCGAAAAGGTCTTCCTTGGAGGGGAAGTGGCGGTACACCGTCCCGGCGCCCACCCCGGCCCGCGCGGCGATGGCGCCGAGCGGCGCCATGCGGCCCTCCGCCGCGAACGAGGCCCTGGCCGCGGCCAGCACCCGCGCCCTGTTCCGCCGCGCGTCGGCGCGCGAGGGCAGCACGCCCGGGGGCAACCCCTCCGGAGACAGCCCTTCCCCCTCTGCCGCGCCGTGCGCCGCTTCCCTCATCGTCTCCGTCTCCCTGATTGACAAGCGGGTCAGCCATTCCGGTACGTTAACCGGGTCACTCGTTCCGATTCTACTCGGGAGCCCTCCACCATGACCCCCATGACGTCGAAGCGAACCATCCTGGTGACCGGCGCGACCGGTCAGCAGGGTGGTGCCACCGCGAGGCGACTGCTCGCGGACGGCCGCCACGTACGCGCGCTCACCCGGGACACCACCAGCCCCGCGGCGGTCGCCCTCGCCTCGGCGGGCGCCGAATTGGTCGCGGGCGACCTGGACGACCGCGCCTCGCTCGACGCGGCGGCCCGCGGAGCCCACGGCGTCTTCAGCGTCCAGCCCACCCCCGGTATGCCGGGCCTGCCCGCGGAATACGGCCCCGACGACGAGGTACGGCGGGGCAGGAACGTGGCGGACGCGGCGCTGGCGGCCGGGGCCCAACTCCTCGTCTACGCCTCCGCGTTCGGCGCCGACGTCAACAGCGGGCTGTCGACGCTGGAGAGCAAGCGGCGCATCGAGGAGCACATCGGCGCGATCGGCATGCCCGCGACCGTCCTGCGGCCCACGTCCTTCATGGAAAATCTCGTCCACCCCACCTGGGGTCTGCGGGGCGGGGCCCTGGCCACCCCCTACAACCCGGACACCCGCCAGCAGTTCATCGCGCTGTCCGACATCGCGGCCTTCGCCGCCCTCGCCTTCGACGACCCCGACCGCTTCCGCTCCCGCGCCTTCGACCTGGCGGGCGACACCCTCACCCCGCCGGAGACCGCCGCCGCCATCAGCCGGGCCACCGGACAGGAGGTCCCGTACGTCCACATCCCCCTCGATGCCGTACGCGCCCAGAGCGAGGAGGCGGCCCGCGGCATCCAGTCCCTCAACGACGGCATCTACCCCTTGGTCGACATCGATTCCCTGCGCGCTCTCCACCCCGGCCTGCTCACCTTCGAGGACTGGCTGACCCGGCACGGCACGGCCCGCCTCAAAGCCCTGCTGAACACGTAGCCGCCGACAGGGCCACCCGAGCCGGGGAGAAATCAGATGACGCCCTATCAGCCTCCGACTAGCCTCGCCAGGTTGCCCTTTCGCGCCTTCAGGAGGAGACCGCCATGGCCCAGCCGTTCCCGCCCGTCGAACCGTACGCGCACGGCCTCCTCGGGGTCGGCGACGGCAACCGGATCTACTGGGAGACCAGCGGGAATCCCCAGGGGAAGGCGGCCCTGTGGGTGCACGGCGGCCCCGGCAGCGGAGGGCGCCGCGGCGCTCGTGGGATGTTCGATCCCGAGGTCTTCCGGATCGTCCTGTTCGACCAGCGTGGCTGCGGTGAGAGCCTGCCGCACGCCTCCGACCCGTCCGTCAGCCTCGAGCACAACACCACCGACCACCTCATCGCCGATATGGAGCGACTGCGCGAGCACCTGGGCATCGACCGCTGGCTCCTCTACGGCGGCTCCTGGGGCTCGACGCTGATCCTCGCCTACGCCGAGCGCTACCCCGAGCGGGTCTCCGAGGTCGTCATCTCGGGCGTCACCATGACCCGGCCGGACGAGATCGACTGGCTCTACCGCGGTGTCGGGCGCCTGTTGCCCGGCGCCTGGGAGACGTTCCGCGACGCGGTGCCGGAGGCGGAGCGGGGCGGCGGCCTCGTCGCGGCCTACGACCGGCTGGTGAACAGCCCGGACGAGGCCGTCCGGGTCGAGGCGACGCGGGCCTGGTGCGCTTGGGAGGACGCCGTCATCGCCCACGAAACACTGGGGCATCCGGGCTACTACAGCGACAAGACCGACGACGCGCTGATGGCCTTCGTCCGGATCTGCGCCCACTACTTCTCCCATGACGCGTGGCTCGAGGACGGACAACTCCTCCGTGACGCGCACCGGCTCGCCGGAATCCCCGCGGTGCTGATCCACGGGCGACTCGACCTGGGCAGCCCGTTGCAGAGCGCGTGGGAGCTGTCCAAGGCCTGGCCGGACGCCGAGCTGAAGGTGATCGACGACTCGGGTCACACGGGCAGCCCCACGATGCGGGCCACGGTCCTGGAAGCGATTGCCCGCTTCGGTCGGTCACACCGTGTTGGGCTCCCGGATTAGGGAACCCTGGAAGTCCGCCCAGGCGGCGGGGGTGAAGCGGAGTATTCGACCCTCCGGGTCCTTGGAGTCGCGTACCGCCACGGTGTTGGGCACGTTCGTGGCCACCTCGACGCATTCAAGCTGGGGGTTGCTGTAGCTCGACTTCCGGAAAACGAAGGGTGTCACTCAGAGTTCCTTGATGAGTCGCTCCAGGAACGCACGCGACTCGGGCTCGGGGAAGGCACGTTGTGCGGTCTTCTCGAAGATACTCACGTGCCGGGCGGCGCCATCGCCACCCTCGATCCACACGTGCGAGTACGACGACTCCACGTAGACCACGTCCATAGCTCCCGGTTCGGCGAACGAGAGCACATTGAACGAACCGCTGAGCCCTTCGACGAATCCTGCGCCGAAGGGAAGGATCTGGAGCGTGACATGGGGGCGCTCGCCCCAGTCGAGGAGCGTCGCCAACTGATCCCGCAGCATCTCGGGATCGAACGCCGCGATGCGCAGCGCGGCTTCGGGAATAACCGTCCAGAGCGACAGCGGCGGCTGCCCGGAAAGCCTGTGCTGCCGGGCGAGCCGCGCCGTCACGAACCTCTCGAACACCTCGGGATGCTCGTCCGGCAGCGCTGTACGCCGTAGGGCTCGGATGTAGCCAGGAGTCTGGAGCAGGCCCGGAATATAGGAGACCTGCCACGCCTTGATCGCGGTAGCGGCATTCTCCAGCGGCCCATACTCCTTCATGGCACCAGGGATCTGGACATCGTTCCACCAGCCCTTGGCCTTGCGGCGCTCACGGTCGATGCGCGCCAACTCCAGGAGCGTGCCCACCGTCGCCGGATCGCTCGCGCCGTACAGCGTGCAGAGCGCCCGGATGTCCGGCTCACGCATGGGCACCCAGCCGCTCTCCATCTTGGCGACCTTCCCCGTGGACGCGGTGATGGCGTTCGCGGCTTGACCCTGCGTCAAACCGGCCGTGGTACGCAGTCGCAGAAGCTCCCCGCCAAGCTTCCGCCCCAGAACCGTTGAGACGCGGCTCCCTTGCGCGGATTGCACCTCTGCCACCTCGGCATCCTCCCTGCTTTACGCCCAGTGTGCGCACAGGCACAGTCCGCACGCAAGATCGGTTACAAATTTCCCCGAGCGGATTGCCTCGTAGAACGAAAGGGGACTACCTTCCGTGATGAACCGCTCGCACAGGGACGCCAGTTGGCGGATGTGCTCCGCCCTGCCCTGCCCACTGGAGGTACGCGATGGCATTCGCGCCCCAAGACCCCCGGATCCCGGACCCCAGCGACCCCGTCGTCCAGGAGGCCCGCGTCGACTACGTCCCGACACCGATAAGCGTGACCAGGGCCCGCCAGCACGCCACACGACTCATCGCCGACTGGGGGCATCCCGCACTCGCCGACGACACGGCGCTCATCGTGTCCGAGCTGGCCACCAACGCCATGCGGCACGGACACGTACCCGGGCGGCTCTTCCGCGTGCAGCTCACGCTCACCAAAACCCGCCTGCGGATCGCCGTATCCGACCCCCGGAGCGAGCGGCTCCCCCGTCCCCGCCGCCCGTCGCCCCGCGACGCGCACGGCCGCGGCCTGCTCATCGTCCGCGCCCTCGCGGACCGCTGGGGTGTCCGCGAACGCACCGTCGGCAAGGAGATCTGGGTCGAGCTGGACCTGACCGCGCCGCGACCCAAAACTTGCTGAGCCCGCATATTTGCGGAGCCCGCACGTTTTGTT encodes the following:
- a CDS encoding carbohydrate ABC transporter permease, with the translated sequence MATATKVAAAPTETPARPGPRRGRPLRWLPLAPATVMLLLFLGGPIAYCVYIAFTNMQLTGASSTDFVGLDNFQRAFGDDDFRNAVVLTLVFTLLSSLVGQNTLGLALAALMQRASRPVRTLTGSIVIAAWVVPEIVAGFLLYAFFRREGTLNALLDWLGLPSQNWLYTLPILAVSFANVWRGTAFSMLVYSAALSEIPKEITEAAEVDGAGGLGRFWHITLPMIRRSIGTNLMLNTLQTLSVFGLIWAMTRGGPGNRSQTLPVFMYDQAFNKSLIGYGTAVALLLLLVGAVFSVVYLRLMREEV
- a CDS encoding TetR/AcrR family transcriptional regulator, which gives rise to MREAAHGAAEGEGLSPEGLPPGVLPSRADARRNRARVLAAARASFAAEGRMAPLGAIAARAGVGAGTVYRHFPSKEDLFEAVIADSVERFVTEGWELAVAEDPGAAFFGFLERVVGEASLNRALCEAFAREAPGRVPDATAAGAGHEFGDVLSVLLRRSQEAGAVRADVEVSDVRALVAGCAAMEQGRGPGAGVLTAVMCDGLRAERAVTKSHNVTEEVRGGAAVTRDEMDRCGMCGGPLPGDRTSRAGRPARFCGAACRQKAYRRRTRASG
- a CDS encoding NmrA family NAD(P)-binding protein, encoding MTSKRTILVTGATGQQGGATARRLLADGRHVRALTRDTTSPAAVALASAGAELVAGDLDDRASLDAAARGAHGVFSVQPTPGMPGLPAEYGPDDEVRRGRNVADAALAAGAQLLVYASAFGADVNSGLSTLESKRRIEEHIGAIGMPATVLRPTSFMENLVHPTWGLRGGALATPYNPDTRQQFIALSDIAAFAALAFDDPDRFRSRAFDLAGDTLTPPETAAAISRATGQEVPYVHIPLDAVRAQSEEAARGIQSLNDGIYPLVDIDSLRALHPGLLTFEDWLTRHGTARLKALLNT
- the pip gene encoding prolyl aminopeptidase yields the protein MAQPFPPVEPYAHGLLGVGDGNRIYWETSGNPQGKAALWVHGGPGSGGRRGARGMFDPEVFRIVLFDQRGCGESLPHASDPSVSLEHNTTDHLIADMERLREHLGIDRWLLYGGSWGSTLILAYAERYPERVSEVVISGVTMTRPDEIDWLYRGVGRLLPGAWETFRDAVPEAERGGGLVAAYDRLVNSPDEAVRVEATRAWCAWEDAVIAHETLGHPGYYSDKTDDALMAFVRICAHYFSHDAWLEDGQLLRDAHRLAGIPAVLIHGRLDLGSPLQSAWELSKAWPDAELKVIDDSGHTGSPTMRATVLEAIARFGRSHRVGLPD
- a CDS encoding DUF397 domain-containing protein: MTPFVFRKSSYSNPQLECVEVATNVPNTVAVRDSKDPEGRILRFTPAAWADFQGSLIREPNTV
- a CDS encoding helix-turn-helix domain-containing protein → MAEVQSAQGSRVSTVLGRKLGGELLRLRTTAGLTQGQAANAITASTGKVAKMESGWVPMREPDIRALCTLYGASDPATVGTLLELARIDRERRKAKGWWNDVQIPGAMKEYGPLENAATAIKAWQVSYIPGLLQTPGYIRALRRTALPDEHPEVFERFVTARLARQHRLSGQPPLSLWTVIPEAALRIAAFDPEMLRDQLATLLDWGERPHVTLQILPFGAGFVEGLSGSFNVLSFAEPGAMDVVYVESSYSHVWIEGGDGAARHVSIFEKTAQRAFPEPESRAFLERLIKEL
- a CDS encoding ATP-binding protein; this translates as MAFAPQDPRIPDPSDPVVQEARVDYVPTPISVTRARQHATRLIADWGHPALADDTALIVSELATNAMRHGHVPGRLFRVQLTLTKTRLRIAVSDPRSERLPRPRRPSPRDAHGRGLLIVRALADRWGVRERTVGKEIWVELDLTAPRPKTC